The sequence below is a genomic window from Ensifer adhaerens.
CTCATGCACCGGATCAAGGCCGCCTTCGACCCGGCCGGCATCATGAACCCCGGCAAGGTGCTGCAATGAGCGCAAAGGTCGGTTTCAAGCTGCGCTTGACGCTACCGGGCGACCATCCGCTGGGACCCGGCAAGGCGCAGCTGATGGAGCTGATCAAGACGCAGGGCTCGATCCGTTCGGCGGGGGCTGCCATGAACATGTCCTATCGCCGGGCCTGGCTGCTGATCGATGAACTGAACGGCATGTTCCGTGAACCGGTCGTACTGAAGGTGCAGGGCGGCAAGCAGGGTGGCGGGGCGACGCTGACGCCATTTGGCGAGGAATTGCTGGCGCGTTTTCGCGGCATGGAGAAGCGGGCGGAAGAAGCGATGGGTGGCGATCTTGCGTGGATCGAGGCGGCGCTGGGGGAGCCGCCAGTGAAGAAGGGTGCGGCGGACTAGGCGGGCTTGCAACGTTGCAGCGATTGATCCGGAACAACTGTCTGTCCGAAAGTTCAATAATTCCGACGCAGGGAACGTGTTAAGTGTTCCTGACAATTATCACGAAACCGGACACCCCATGTCGAACATTGCGCTGAACCCGTCTGAAACCATCAAGCCCTGGCAGGTTATGGCTGCCGGC
It includes:
- a CDS encoding molybdate transport system regulatory protein, producing the protein MSAKVGFKLRLTLPGDHPLGPGKAQLMELIKTQGSIRSAGAAMNMSYRRAWLLIDELNGMFREPVVLKVQGGKQGGGATLTPFGEELLARFRGMEKRAEEAMGGDLAWIEAALGEPPVKKGAAD